Proteins encoded by one window of Pyrinomonadaceae bacterium:
- the dut gene encoding dUTP diphosphatase, which translates to MDVGQSLRFKKLDANAILPTRGSSAAAGLDLYSIEAVCLHPKQRSLVRTGLAVAIPEGCYGRIAPRSGLATKMGLDVLSGVIDADYRGEIKCLLYNTGDDLVELPAQTRICQLIIEKIITPTPVLVDDLPNTIRGSGGFGSTG; encoded by the coding sequence ATGGATGTTGGACAGTCACTAAGATTCAAGAAACTCGATGCGAATGCGATCCTGCCAACCCGTGGTAGTTCGGCCGCGGCCGGCTTGGACCTCTATTCGATCGAAGCAGTCTGTTTGCACCCGAAGCAACGTTCATTGGTGAGAACCGGTCTGGCCGTGGCGATTCCTGAAGGATGCTACGGCAGAATTGCGCCACGTTCCGGGTTAGCGACAAAAATGGGATTGGACGTTCTATCCGGCGTCATCGACGCTGACTACCGCGGCGAGATCAAATGTTTGCTCTATAACACTGGTGACGACCTGGTAGAGCTGCCGGCCCAGACAAGAATCTGCCAGCTAATAATTGAAAAGATAATCACGCCAACCCCAGTTTTGGTTGACGATCTTCCAAACACGATACGCGGCAGCGGTGGGTTTGGCTCGACGGGCTAG
- a CDS encoding endonuclease/exonuclease/phosphatase family protein has translation MTILSTFLLTLAVMVLTSTLAAAQTNGANGTNGAAGAHLLESGKAPRLAEPPRANDLKIVSYNIRWRSGKELQEIVRWLKEAGSVRPSIIGLQEVDRARKRSGKANHAKGLADELGMYYAWTAPHETKSEGQEEETGVAILSPYPLTDVTRIVLPNPGPGGRLRVAIGATVQMGKTSVRVYSVHGETRLAERKKVEQQQAVLADLQKFPKGMPVIILGDFNTWEAPAIKNTRKLFTAEGFETPFPDDESTFRQKIVLFDLKLKLDWIWVRGLTPTSYGIDRNLKVSDHFPLWTIVKLPNSVEP, from the coding sequence ATGACAATCCTTTCAACTTTCTTGCTAACTCTGGCCGTGATGGTGCTGACCTCAACCTTGGCGGCCGCGCAAACCAACGGCGCAAATGGCACGAATGGCGCAGCCGGAGCTCACCTGCTTGAATCAGGGAAGGCACCAAGGTTAGCTGAACCGCCGCGCGCAAACGACCTCAAGATTGTTTCGTACAACATCCGCTGGCGCAGCGGCAAAGAGCTTCAGGAGATCGTTCGCTGGTTGAAAGAGGCGGGATCTGTGCGACCTTCGATCATTGGCTTGCAGGAGGTTGATCGCGCACGGAAGCGCAGCGGCAAGGCGAACCACGCGAAAGGACTCGCGGATGAACTGGGGATGTACTACGCCTGGACGGCGCCGCATGAGACTAAGTCGGAAGGGCAGGAAGAAGAGACTGGCGTTGCGATTCTCAGTCCGTATCCACTCACTGATGTGACGCGAATAGTTTTGCCGAACCCCGGGCCGGGCGGGCGCTTGCGCGTCGCGATCGGCGCGACGGTGCAAATGGGAAAGACCTCCGTTCGGGTGTACTCAGTGCACGGCGAAACGCGATTGGCGGAACGCAAGAAGGTGGAACAGCAGCAGGCCGTACTAGCTGACTTGCAGAAATTTCCAAAAGGGATGCCGGTAATCATCCTTGGCGATTTCAACACCTGGGAGGCGCCGGCGATCAAAAACACTCGCAAGCTGTTCACGGCCGAAGGCTTCGAGACGCCTTTCCCGGACGATGAATCAACGTTCCGCCAGAAGATCGTGTTGTTCGATTTGAAACTAAAACTGGACTGGATTTGGGTGCGCGGTCTGACGCCGACAAGCTACGGCATCGACCGTAACTTGAAGGTTTCAGATCACTTTCCTTTGTGGACGATCGTTAAGCTTCCTAACTCAGTGGAGCCTTAG
- the dcd gene encoding dCTP deaminase, translated as MSVKSDRWIRRMAEEYKMIEPFEPGQVKEVDGRKVVSYGTSSYGYDVRCADEFKLFTNVYSAIVDPKKFDAKSFVDMQADHVIIPPNSFALARTVEYFRIPRNVMTVCLGKSTYARCGIIVNVTPFEPEWEGYVTLEFSNTTPMPAKIYANEGVAQVIFFEADEVCEVSYKDRGGKYQGQHGVTPPRL; from the coding sequence ATGTCAGTTAAATCCGATCGCTGGATCCGTCGCATGGCGGAAGAGTACAAAATGATTGAGCCCTTCGAGCCCGGTCAGGTCAAAGAGGTCGATGGTCGTAAGGTTGTTTCTTATGGCACTTCCAGCTATGGCTATGACGTGCGCTGCGCAGATGAGTTCAAACTTTTTACGAATGTGTATAGCGCGATTGTCGATCCCAAGAAGTTCGACGCTAAGAGTTTCGTCGATATGCAGGCCGATCACGTGATTATTCCACCGAATAGTTTTGCCCTCGCTCGCACAGTGGAATACTTTCGCATCCCTCGAAATGTGATGACCGTCTGCCTGGGAAAAAGCACGTACGCGCGGTGCGGAATAATTGTAAATGTCACTCCGTTCGAACCTGAGTGGGAGGGTTATGTGACGCTGGAATTCTCAAACACAACTCCCATGCCCGCCAAGATCTACGCCAACGAAGGAGTCGCCCAGGTGATCTTTTTCGAAGCCGATGAAGTATGTGAAGTGTCATACAAGGATCGCGGCGGAAAGTATCAAGGGCAGCACGGCGTTACGCCGCCAAGGTTATGA
- a CDS encoding efflux RND transporter permease subunit yields the protein MQKLAEICVRRPVFATMLILSLTVVGAFSYKSLGVDLFPKIDLPTITVSVINPGASPQEIETEITDKVEGAVNTISGIDELRSTSVEGVSQVFISFVLEKNADVAAQEVRNKIELIQNDLPETAETPIVQKLDTDATPVLRIALSAPRSLREVTDIADKQIKRQIEPISGVGNVQIVGGRQREIQVWLDTDKMRAYNVSAADVANAVRMQNMELPGGRVEEGKREMTVRTMGRVTDAAELNNIVIGSRGPYAVKLSDIGYVEDGAEEQRTEARLNGQPAVTLVISKQSGQNTVAVADAVKERLEELKKTLPSDAKVQLVGDQTIFIKASLDAIQLHLIEGSILAAIVVFVFLWSFRSTLIAAIAIPTSIIATFGLMAAMGFTMNQITMLALTLMVGIVIDDAVVVLENIFRYVEEKGAPPFQAAIEGTKEIGLAVTATTLSLLAVFLPVGFMAGMVGRFMSSFGFTASFAIAVSLLVSFTLTPMLAARMIKRKQRVSTPTNRESERVHVGTESGSDRVGDLPENTKRDYSLAEFKEKYGQAHSKEGRFYRPIDRAYTRMLEWSMAHRWAIVGLSVFVIISTIPLFMFVGKNFLPVDDQSQFEVNVRVSEGSTLSSTSGLAERMAADLRKLPGVTDTLVTIGSGQQQIVNIANIYVKLTPIEERSVTQNDLMARARDEIVAKYAKEFPDQLRTSINSVAAISGGGFRNADIQYVIGGPDLDKLTKYSEGMLAKLKTVPDVVDADSSLIAGKPELRVVIDRARAGDLGVRIGDIAQSLNTLVAGQKVSTFNAGVDQYDIRVRAMGQYRANAEGLQRMIVASQKLGWVSLDNLVRVEEGTGPSSIERYNRQRQVMLTANTKPGGSQTAVIAKLEQFAEEERMESTYQTSLAGRSKELTRTGYYFLLAIVLSFIFMYMVLAAQFESFIHPITILLTLPLAIPFGILSLLVTGQTVNIFSGLGLLLLFGVVKKNAILQIDHTNGLRRQGMERHEAIIQANRDRLRPILMTTIALVAGMLPLTISSGPGSGTNRSIGVLVVGGQSLCLLLTLLAVPVFYSLFDDLARSRVWGRIGAGVGGVFGRVRKRAATAAASLVGPMFKTLIITSALMLLAAPQGLAQEPVASPAPSPKISAQQTLKLPIIAIDYRADATKPLPALTRIGVDVDQQKPITLREAIVMALSNNKDIELARDNVQLAEADLLTVRGAYDPRFTAQSYYESIKTPAVSFLSGTSETVESSAFANTARFEGLASKFGGNYRVDFAAIRQTTNNQFTVLNPSYPTALTFSFTQPLLRGRSFDLPRRNIAVAKKNLSLTDAQFRQRSIEVITLVQRSYWDLVFTLRNLQIQRESLNDARTQLDHNRRMVGEGTLAPIDIIATQTQVANLEQAEFSALEDVNRAENNLKNLIAENQSAPIWNASLVPTDDVDLTVPRVVLTDALKAAIENRPELRQSDLAREINQLDQKLHRDLTKPQIDFVSSYGMVGNAGALTSASNPFTSSNDALRARVNELSTINGLQPLPPPPTATIPPDLIGGYPRSIGNLGTNDFNNFRVGVTFSFPLRNRTAEGQLAHSMIEGKRIATQRQQLEQLIQVEVRNALQSVTTAEARLRSAAVARENAEQQYASEKRKLDVGQSTVFLVLERQTALTIARGNELRAQTDLNKAIAELQRATGNSLTANNVNLK from the coding sequence ATGCAAAAGTTAGCTGAAATCTGTGTTCGCCGTCCGGTGTTCGCGACGATGCTCATCCTGAGCCTCACGGTCGTGGGCGCGTTTTCTTACAAGTCGCTGGGCGTCGATCTGTTTCCGAAGATCGATCTTCCGACGATCACCGTCAGTGTGATTAATCCCGGCGCCTCGCCGCAGGAAATTGAAACCGAAATCACGGACAAGGTCGAAGGCGCCGTCAACACGATCAGCGGTATCGATGAGCTGCGCTCGACTTCAGTCGAAGGCGTCTCGCAGGTCTTCATCAGCTTTGTGCTCGAGAAGAACGCGGACGTGGCGGCGCAGGAAGTGCGCAACAAGATTGAGCTGATTCAAAACGATCTGCCGGAAACGGCTGAGACTCCGATCGTCCAGAAACTCGACACCGACGCGACCCCCGTGTTGCGCATCGCTCTGTCGGCGCCGCGCTCTTTGCGTGAAGTCACTGACATTGCCGACAAGCAAATCAAACGTCAGATCGAGCCGATCAGCGGCGTCGGCAACGTTCAGATCGTCGGCGGCCGGCAACGCGAGATTCAGGTTTGGCTCGATACCGACAAGATGCGCGCGTACAACGTTTCGGCGGCGGATGTCGCCAACGCGGTGCGCATGCAGAACATGGAACTGCCCGGCGGCCGCGTGGAAGAAGGCAAGCGCGAGATGACCGTGCGGACTATGGGGCGCGTAACCGACGCCGCGGAATTAAACAATATCGTCATCGGGAGCCGCGGCCCGTACGCGGTGAAGCTCAGCGACATTGGCTATGTCGAAGACGGCGCCGAAGAGCAGCGCACCGAAGCTCGCCTGAATGGCCAGCCGGCGGTGACGCTGGTTATCTCGAAACAATCTGGTCAGAACACGGTTGCGGTCGCGGATGCAGTCAAAGAACGGCTGGAAGAGCTGAAGAAGACCTTGCCGTCCGACGCGAAGGTACAACTCGTCGGTGACCAGACGATCTTCATTAAAGCGTCGCTGGACGCGATTCAGTTGCACTTGATCGAAGGCAGCATTCTCGCGGCCATCGTTGTTTTCGTTTTTCTCTGGAGCTTCCGCTCGACCTTAATTGCGGCGATTGCGATTCCGACGTCGATCATCGCGACGTTTGGATTGATGGCTGCGATGGGGTTCACCATGAACCAAATCACGATGCTGGCGCTGACGCTGATGGTCGGCATTGTGATCGACGACGCGGTCGTGGTCCTCGAAAACATCTTTCGCTATGTGGAAGAGAAAGGCGCGCCGCCGTTCCAAGCGGCCATCGAAGGGACGAAAGAAATTGGTCTCGCCGTTACGGCCACGACGCTTTCGCTGCTCGCTGTATTTTTGCCGGTCGGCTTCATGGCGGGCATGGTCGGACGCTTCATGTCGTCCTTCGGCTTCACGGCTTCGTTTGCGATCGCCGTGTCGCTTTTGGTCTCGTTTACGCTCACGCCGATGCTGGCGGCCCGCATGATCAAGCGGAAGCAGCGTGTCAGTACGCCGACGAATCGGGAGAGCGAACGGGTTCATGTCGGTACCGAGAGCGGCAGCGACCGGGTCGGCGATTTACCCGAAAACACGAAACGCGACTATTCACTCGCGGAATTCAAAGAGAAGTACGGTCAGGCGCATTCGAAAGAGGGGCGCTTCTACCGGCCGATCGATCGCGCCTACACAAGAATGCTCGAATGGTCGATGGCGCATCGCTGGGCGATTGTCGGACTCTCCGTCTTCGTAATCATCAGCACGATCCCGCTGTTCATGTTCGTCGGTAAGAACTTCCTGCCGGTTGACGATCAGTCGCAATTCGAAGTTAACGTGCGCGTGTCGGAAGGCTCGACGCTATCGTCCACGTCTGGCCTGGCGGAACGCATGGCTGCCGATCTTCGCAAGCTGCCGGGCGTGACCGACACCCTGGTAACCATCGGTAGCGGCCAACAGCAAATCGTGAACATCGCGAACATCTACGTAAAACTGACGCCGATCGAAGAGCGCAGCGTCACCCAGAACGATCTGATGGCGCGCGCGCGCGATGAAATCGTCGCGAAGTATGCGAAGGAGTTTCCCGATCAATTGCGCACCAGCATCAATTCGGTGGCAGCGATCTCCGGCGGCGGATTCCGCAATGCCGACATTCAGTACGTCATCGGCGGTCCGGATTTAGACAAGCTGACAAAATATTCCGAAGGCATGCTGGCCAAGCTGAAGACAGTGCCTGATGTGGTCGATGCCGATTCGAGCTTGATTGCCGGCAAGCCGGAGCTGCGCGTCGTGATCGATCGCGCGCGCGCCGGTGATCTCGGCGTGCGCATCGGCGATATTGCCCAGTCGCTGAATACGCTGGTCGCCGGCCAGAAGGTTTCGACATTCAATGCGGGCGTTGATCAGTACGATATTCGGGTGCGTGCGATGGGACAGTATCGCGCGAATGCCGAAGGCTTGCAGCGGATGATCGTCGCTTCGCAAAAGCTCGGTTGGGTCAGTCTCGATAATCTCGTGCGTGTCGAGGAAGGCACGGGTCCATCGTCAATCGAACGTTACAACCGGCAGCGGCAGGTGATGCTCACCGCCAATACGAAACCGGGCGGCTCGCAGACAGCAGTCATTGCAAAGCTCGAACAGTTTGCCGAGGAAGAAAGGATGGAGAGCACGTATCAAACGTCGCTGGCGGGGCGCTCGAAAGAACTGACCCGCACGGGCTACTACTTCCTTTTGGCTATCGTGCTTTCGTTCATCTTCATGTACATGGTTTTGGCTGCGCAGTTCGAATCGTTTATTCACCCCATCACGATCCTTTTGACGCTGCCGCTCGCAATTCCATTCGGCATTCTCTCACTGTTGGTAACGGGGCAAACCGTAAACATCTTTTCCGGTTTAGGACTGCTGCTGCTTTTTGGTGTGGTGAAAAAGAACGCGATCTTACAGATTGATCACACAAATGGTTTGCGACGCCAGGGCATGGAGCGTCACGAAGCGATCATCCAGGCGAATCGCGATCGCTTGCGTCCAATTCTGATGACCACGATTGCGTTGGTCGCAGGCATGTTGCCGCTGACGATCTCCAGCGGCCCCGGCTCAGGCACAAACAGATCGATTGGCGTGCTGGTAGTCGGCGGTCAGTCCCTGTGTTTGTTGCTCACGCTGCTCGCCGTGCCGGTGTTTTACTCACTGTTCGACGATCTCGCGCGCAGTCGCGTCTGGGGGCGGATCGGTGCAGGCGTAGGCGGGGTGTTCGGCCGCGTGCGCAAACGTGCTGCGACCGCGGCAGCTTCTTTGGTAGGTCCAATGTTTAAGACACTCATTATCACATCTGCTCTCATGCTCCTGGCCGCGCCTCAGGGACTTGCCCAGGAACCCGTTGCATCGCCCGCGCCTTCGCCGAAGATCTCGGCGCAACAAACACTGAAGCTGCCCATCATTGCCATCGACTATCGCGCTGATGCGACGAAGCCGCTGCCGGCGCTCACCCGCATAGGTGTGGACGTCGATCAGCAGAAGCCGATCACGCTGCGTGAAGCAATCGTCATGGCGCTCAGCAATAACAAAGACATCGAGCTTGCGCGCGACAACGTGCAACTCGCGGAAGCTGACTTGCTGACAGTACGGGGCGCCTACGATCCAAGGTTCACGGCGCAGAGTTACTACGAAAGCATCAAGACTCCGGCCGTAAGTTTTTTAAGCGGCACCAGTGAGACCGTCGAAAGTTCTGCGTTTGCGAACACCGCGCGCTTCGAAGGCCTGGCCTCGAAATTCGGTGGTAACTATCGCGTCGATTTTGCGGCGATTCGCCAAACGACAAATAACCAGTTCACCGTGCTTAACCCAAGTTATCCGACCGCGCTGACGTTTAGTTTCACGCAGCCGCTGTTGCGGGGCCGCAGCTTTGATTTGCCGCGCCGAAATATCGCAGTTGCGAAGAAAAACCTTTCGCTCACCGACGCGCAGTTTCGCCAGCGTTCTATCGAAGTGATCACGCTGGTGCAGCGCTCGTACTGGGACCTGGTATTCACTTTGCGGAACCTGCAAATCCAGCGCGAATCTTTGAACGACGCGCGCACGCAGTTGGATCACAACCGGCGCATGGTCGGTGAAGGGACCCTCGCGCCGATCGATATCATCGCCACGCAGACGCAGGTCGCCAATCTTGAGCAAGCGGAATTCTCGGCGCTGGAAGACGTCAATCGCGCCGAGAACAATCTGAAGAATCTAATTGCCGAGAACCAGTCGGCGCCGATTTGGAATGCTTCGCTCGTGCCGACTGACGACGTTGACCTCACCGTGCCGCGTGTCGTGCTGACTGATGCGCTGAAAGCTGCGATTGAGAACCGGCCTGAGCTGAGACAGTCAGACCTTGCGAGAGAGATTAATCAACTTGATCAAAAGCTGCATCGCGATTTGACGAAGCCGCAGATCGATTTCGTCAGCAGCTACGGAATGGTTGGCAATGCGGGCGCACTGACCTCGGCCTCGAATCCGTTCACTTCAAGCAACGACGCGTTGCGTGCGCGGGTGAATGAGCTCTCCACGATTAACGGTTTGCAGCCTTTGCCGCCACCGCCGACGGCGACTATCCCGCCTGATTTGATTGGAGGCTATCCACGCTCGATCGGCAATCTCGGGACAAACGACTTCAACAACTTCCGCGTGGGCGTGACGTTCAGCTTTCCTCTGCGCAACCGCACGGCGGAAGGCCAACTCGCGCACTCAATGATCGAAGGCAAGCGCATCGCGACGCAACGCCAGCAGCTCGAGCAACTGATTCAAGTAGAAGTTCGCAACGCCTTGCAGTCCGTCACCACGGCGGAAGCTCGGCTGCGTTCCGCCGCGGTCGCGCGTGAGAACGCCGAACAGCAATACGCCAGCGAGAAGCGCAAGCTCGACGTTGGTCAATCAACCGTCTTCCTCGTGCTCGAACGGCAAACCGCTCTGACGATTGCTCGCGGCAACGAACTGCGGGCGCAGACTGACTTGAACAAAGCCATCGCTGAGCTCCAGCGTGCTACCGGGAATTCATTGACGGCGAACAATGTGAATTTGAAGTAG
- a CDS encoding MBL fold metallo-hydrolase, with product MLLVVLGSGTSVPHSQRASAAFWLESDGGSMLLDCSADAMHRVAQENLDWPNLDAIWISHLHLDHCGGLASLLFAMKHSPQTQSRRKPLGIFSCSGVQRLLKAIDESNDYGLFKQPFPLKLHEFTDSGEDFNPYEGIRCETFKTPHTRESLAIRLTNSEKQTVVYSADTGVSEELATFARGADLFVLECSFFEDKPVQTHLNLAEAMRIAQLAEPRRLLLTHLYPEWDAVDLPAKARELWPGETIAAHDGLRIEI from the coding sequence ATGCTCCTCGTGGTTCTCGGTTCCGGCACCTCCGTTCCCCATTCGCAGCGAGCGTCGGCCGCATTCTGGTTGGAGAGCGACGGCGGCTCGATGCTGCTCGATTGCAGTGCGGACGCAATGCATCGCGTGGCGCAGGAAAATCTCGACTGGCCGAACCTTGACGCGATTTGGATCAGCCATCTGCACCTCGATCATTGTGGCGGATTGGCGTCTTTGCTGTTTGCCATGAAGCACTCGCCGCAAACGCAATCGCGCCGGAAGCCGCTCGGGATCTTTTCGTGTAGCGGCGTCCAGCGTCTGCTGAAGGCCATCGACGAGTCGAACGATTACGGGCTTTTTAAGCAGCCTTTTCCCCTCAAGCTCCACGAGTTCACCGATTCCGGTGAGGATTTCAACCCGTACGAGGGGATCCGGTGCGAAACGTTCAAGACGCCACACACGCGTGAGAGTCTTGCGATACGGCTGACGAATTCTGAGAAGCAAACTGTGGTTTACTCTGCGGATACCGGTGTCTCGGAAGAGTTGGCGACGTTTGCACGCGGCGCGGATCTGTTCGTCCTGGAATGTTCGTTCTTTGAGGACAAGCCTGTGCAGACGCACCTGAACCTCGCTGAGGCGATGCGGATCGCGCAACTGGCTGAGCCCCGCAGGCTCTTGCTGACGCATCTGTATCCGGAATGGGACGCAGTCGACTTGCCGGCGAAGGCGCGTGAACTTTGGCCGGGTGAAACTATCGCCGCGCATGACGGCCTGCGAATTGAAATCTAA